Proteins encoded together in one Carya illinoinensis cultivar Pawnee chromosome 3, C.illinoinensisPawnee_v1, whole genome shotgun sequence window:
- the LOC122304447 gene encoding pentatricopeptide repeat-containing protein At2g03380, mitochondrial-like yields the protein MVAADALVSISSSHMHNLPGNAADNLQEHATCHQSEASLTDSLHWLADIISSYKGDNEKETVEVSMGKGNSFQEELIHDGVDYFEFMTLNLVEGRVEDYCCKPQTLENPKDENTLPRKHRRGQTRRGRQRKDFQRDILPSLTSLSRNEVTEDLQTIEGLIKATGGTWQSRLVHRNSVLVGYFRTGHFDEVLRRYSNLRQWNIGLNSSAITFSLKSCIELGSSEFGRGVHVDAFKFGLNGDRFVGSSLIGLYCRHGDIEDASRVFDEITEKDVVAYTSMITGYAQCSDHRGFEPFWLARCMQKQQLDPNRVTLVSLLKAAALLEALEEGRSIHAYAIRRSIGCSDEVFETSLMDMYIKCGAPRTAACIFGKMEFKTVGSWNAMIAGHLQMKQPLVGFNLFCEMVEENLLPDLITLANGILCCANLKYLRQGKSIHGYIIRTGVHLDLVAITALVDLYSKCNNLIQARELFDSMEKRDSVLYNVMMAGYLQNKLACEAIRTFIEMVGTGIKPNISSILSVLSASSDLKEIKRGRCIHGYMLRHGFDWSTEIVNQIISMYAKCGLMVYARQVFNRIKYKDLISWTSMMMGYIIHRHADEAIILFRLMQREKLEHDSVTVISLLQAFSQLSSVSLATEVHCHLYRVHMDREIPVINSLITTYAKCGSLDMARDVFEHMSERCLTSWNTMIAAYAMHGNCVEVLKLFDRMKEEKVEPDEVSFTSILTACSHSGLVEVGLQVFRSMTEEYNMVPCEVHYSCMVDLLSRAGRLEEASEMVKCLPSRKSTSALGALLAACRVHRNTEMGEVIGRQLLELEPENSSSYSLVSNLYAESGQWDEVVRIRTIVEDKGLKKIRGHSLIEIAR from the exons ATGGTGGCAGCAGACGCTTTAGTTTCCATCTCATCATCTCATATGCATAATCTTCCCGGCAATGCTGCTGATAATCTTCAAGAACATGCCACTTGTCACCAGTCAGAAGCTTCACTCACTGATTCCCTTCACTGGCTTGCAGATATAATCTCTTCATATAAGGGTGATAATGAGAAAGAGACCGTAGAAGTTTCAATGGGTAAGGGCAATTCCTTTCAAGAAGAGCTTATTCATGATGGGGTTGATTACTTTGAGTTCATGACGTTAAATTTGGTTGAAGGCAGGGTAGAGGACTATTGTTGTAAGCCTCAGACTTTGGAAAACCCAAAAGATGAAAACACCTTGCCAAGAAAGCATAGGAGAGGTCAAACAAGGAGAGGGAGGCAACGCAAAGACTTCCAAAGAGATATACTTCCTAGTCTTACATCTCTTTCACGGAATGAGGTGACTGAGGACCTTCAAACAATTGAAGGGCTGATTAAGGCAACTGGCGGCACTTGGCAGTCACGTTTGGTCCACAGAAATTCTG TTCTTGTTGGGTATTTTAGGACAGGTCACTTTGATGAAGTTCTTAGACGGTATTCAAATTTGAGACAATGGAATATTGGTTTGAATAGTTCGGCCATTACATTTAGTTTGAAAAGTTGTATTGAGCTGGGAAGTTCAGAATTTGGAAGAGGGGTTCATGTGGATGCTTTCAAGTTTGGGTTAAATGGAGATAGGTTCGTGGGTTCGTCGCTTATTGGGTTGTATTGTAGACATGGAGATATTGAAGACGCATCTAGAGTGTTTGATGAAATAACTGAAAAAGATGTTGTGGCTTATACATCAATGATCACTGGGTATGCTCAGTGCAGTGATCACCGTGGATTTGAGCCTTTCTGGCTGGCTCGTTGCATGCAGAAGCAACAATTAGATCCTAATCGGGTGACTTTGGTGAGCTTACTTAAAGCTGCGGCACTATTGGAAGCTCTAGAAGAGGGTCGTTCTATCCATGCTTATGCTATAAGAAGAAGCATTGGTTGTTCTGATGAAGTCTTTGAAACTAGTCTTATGGACATGTATATCAAATGTGGGGCCCCAAGAACAGCGGCATGCATCTTTGGAAAAATGGAGTTTAAAACAGTTGGTTCTTGGAATGCAATGATTGCTGGTCATCTGCAAATGAAGCAGCCCTTGGTGGGTTTCAACCTCTTCTGTGAAATGGTGGAAGAAAACCTCCTACCTGATTTGATAACTTTAGCAAATGGGATTTTGTGTTGTGCTAACTTGAAGTATTTGCGTCAAGGAAAGAGCATTCATGGATACATAATTCGAACAGGAGTTCACCTGGATTTGGTTGCCATCACTGCCTTGGTCGATCTGTATTCTAAATGCAACAACTTAATCCAAGCCAGAGAATTGTTTGACAGCATGGAGAAAAGGGATTCTGTTTTATATAATGTGATGATGGCCGGTTATCTCCAAAATAAGTTAGCTTGTGAAGCTATAAGGACTTTTATTGAAATGGTTGGAACGGgtattaaaccaaatataagTTCCATTCTGAGTGTTCTTTCTGCGTCCTCTgatctgaaagaaataaaacgaGGCAGGTGTATCCATGGATACATGTTAAGACATGGGTTTGACTGGAGCACTGAAATTGTCAACCAAATCATTTCTATGTATGCAAAATGTGGTCTTATGGTCTATGCGAGGCAAGTCTTTAACAGGATAAAATATAAGGACCTGATCTCTTGGACTTCAATGATGATGGGTTATATTATTCATAGGCATGCAGATGAAGCCATTATCTTGTTCCGGCTGATGCAAAGAGAAAAACTAGAACATGACTCAGTCACTGTAATTAGTCTGCTTCAGGCATTTTCTCAGCTTTCATCTGTAAGTTTAGCAACGGAAGTTCATTGTCACTTGTATCGAGTTCACATGGACAGAGAGATACCTGTAATCAATTCTCTTATCACTACTTATGCCAAGTGTGGTAGCTTAGATATGGCCAGAGATGTGTTTGAGCACATGAGTGAGCGGTGTTTGACATCATGGAACACAATGATAGCTGCTTATGCTATGCACGGTAACTGTGTGGAGGTGCTAAAACTATTTGATcgaatgaaagaagagaaggTCGAGCCCGATGAGGTATCCTTTACGTCAATACTCACTGCTTGCAGTCATTCAGGCCTGGTGGAAGTGGGTCTGCAAGTTTTCAGGTCCATGACCGAAGAATATAATATGGTTCCATGTGAAGTACATTACAGTTGTATGGTAGACTTATTGAGCCGTGCAGGACGGCTTGAGGAAGCATCTGAAATGGTTAAGTGCCTGCCATCAAGAAAAAGTACTTCGGCACTTGGTGCTTTGCTTGCAGCTTGTAGAGTACATAGAAATACAGAAATGGGGGAGGTTATAGGGAGGCAACTGTTGGAACTGGAACCTGAGAATTCAAGCTCTTATTCTTTGGTGTCTAATTTATATGCAGAAAGTGGACAATGGGATGAAGTAGTCAGAATAAGAACCATTGTAGAGGATAAAGGCTTGAAAAAGATACGTGGGCATAGTCTGATTGAGATAGCTAGATAA
- the LOC122303110 gene encoding uncharacterized protein LOC122303110, translating into MEGMEQSNLHCENECQQQDQLSSPFEAGKTRSNTSSLCGILRPDDFPKPCESSQTPKVHDPATCFPFGRSKIEQHRKRTIFGVENSDINRDSSFVASHALGLQNALVPKFDVANSESFTILPGTKPSGSSRQHLISTEGNLCSNTCPQSNKSSITLMQSSEMIGELLKDNSSRSLPDARAKVSYQNDVCLGSQSESKELKGCHPSVWLGFPNEIHDRHFTFGKFQQHNPQNYLGVSGSITDVSSPKEVDMDAVSLNNPFKVICQQNLISVDWSRNRENSQGACSWLRPMPICNGKYSREREGLSSWQNHCLQVVHRQEMIKDPPQSFVQDSSSATHADDSEHGKIEIGDCSIDQKILGFPITDKPHVLNDLPSHSSPSKPSCLASAIDNGNLVKFGLSMTDLADDPLLPRSGVIQKFEDCVVAKR; encoded by the exons ATGGAGGGGATGGAGCAGAGCAATTTGCATTGTGAGAATGAATGTCAACAACAAGATCAGTTATCTTCTCCATTTGAAGCTG GGAAAACCAGAAGCAACACAAGTTCTTTATGTGGAATTCTTCGTCCTGACGATTTTCCTAAGCCTTGCGAATCATCACAAACTCCAAAAGTTCATGATCCAGCAACATGTTTTCCTTTTGGTCGGAGTAAGATAGAGCAACATAGAAAGAGGACAATTTTTGGTGTGGAAAACTCTGACATAAATAGAGATTCCTCCTTTGTGGCCTCCCACGCACTTGGTCTGCAGAATGCTCTAGTTCCTAAATTTGATGTGGCCAATTCCGAGTCATTTACTATTTTGCCTGGGACAAAGCCTTCAGGCAGCTCGAGGCAGCACTTGATATCAACTGAAGGAAACCTTTGCAGTAATACCTGTCCTCAATCAAATAAGAGTTCAATAACGTTGATGCAAAGCTCTGAGATGATTGGGGAGTTGCTTAAAGATAATTCTTCAAGATCTCTTCCAGATGCAAGGGCTAAAGTATCCTACCAAAATGATGTGTGCCTTGGTTCACAGTCAGAGTCCAAGGAATTAAAGGGTTGCCACCCATCTGTTTGGCTTGGGTTCCCTAATGAAATCCATGATCGTCATTTTACTTTTGGAAAATTTCAGCAACATAATCCTCAAAACTACCTTGGGGTTTCAGGCTCTATCACGGATGTGAGCTCTCCAAAAGAAGTTGATATGGATGCAGTATCTCTAAATAATCCATTTAAAGTGATTTGTCAACAAAATCTCATTTCAGTTGACTGGTCAAGGAATCGGGAGAATTCACAGGGAGCATGTTCTTGGCTAAGACCAATGCCAATTTGTAATGGAAAATattcaagagaaagggaaggcTTGAGTTCCTGGCAAAACCATTGTCTGCAGGTTGTCCATAGACAAGAAATGATAAAAGATCCGCCCCAAAGTTTTGTTCAGGACTCCTCATCAGCAACACATGCTGATGATAGTGAGCATGGGAAAATTGAAATAGGTGACTGCTCAATCGATCAGAAGATTCTTGGGTTTCCCATTACGGACAAGCCTCATGTATTGAATGATCTTCCTTCTCATAGCTCCCCCTCAAAACCTAGTTGTCTTGCTTCTGCCATTGATAATGGCAACCTTGTAAAATTTGGGTTATCTATGACTGATTTGGCTGATGATCCTTTGTTACCTAGATCTGGAGTGATACAAAAATTTGAGGATTGTGTTGTAGCAAAGAGATGA